The following proteins are encoded in a genomic region of Ornithodoros turicata isolate Travis chromosome 6, ASM3712646v1, whole genome shotgun sequence:
- the LOC135399046 gene encoding alpha-aminoadipic semialdehyde synthase, mitochondrial-like isoform X2: MLHMVKIPRQSAVKHTVARQWARWQASSSKAVAIRREDTSLWERRAPLAPHHVRALTKNGVKVYIQPSNRRAYPIQAYVNAGAEMREDISDVPVIIGVKQVPIDQLYPEKTYAFFSHTIKAQEANMPMLDVILERGIRLIDYERMCDSNGQRVVAFGKYAGKAGMINILHGLGLRLLALGHHTPFMHIGPAHNYRNSGMAKQAIRDAGYEIALGMMPRSIGPLTFVFTGTGNVSQGAQDIFLDLPCEWVDPKDLPEVAEQGSMNKVYGTVVSRDDHYRRIEDDKYDPEDCEQHPENYYSTFSKDIAPYASVIVNGIYWAVNSPKLLTIPDAKKLLQPTNLPWLPSSAGAPSLPHRLLAICDISADPGGSIEFMNECTTIDAPFCLYDADQHKNSESFAGPGVLVCSIDNMPTQLPLEATDYFGKLLMPYIYEIVNSDATKPLSEHKMSSVVEGAIIASEGKLTPNYEYIEELRRTSRSRMKAVSATAVQAKKVLVLGAGYVSAPLVEYLTRDDNVHVTIGTAFQKEGEALARKTPNTDFAVVDVSRAPDALQNLIKDSDLVVSLLPYPLHPTIAQHCIVHQKNMLTASYLTPQMKDLHNAAVEANITVMNEVGLDPGIDHLLAVELFDEVRSKGGKILSFVSYCGGLPAPENADNPLRYKFSWNPRSSLINTMGWAKYLQDNKEMEVPAGGGLLDSVKDIGFLPGFNLEGYPNRDSLVYKSIYGINNAHTVLRGTLRYKGFTTAMKGLLEMGLLSDEPHPSLHPKGPEITWRQFLCTLMGQQDDILASNAKNLVHEKVGKCDLKTKAIEDLGLLEDTPVEKKNTPLDTLTFHLSNKLAYEPGERDIVIMRHDVGIQWHNEKKEVRHIDMVTYGDPNGYSAMAKTVGYPAAIAAKMILQGEIQAKGMLLPFAPEIYAPMLQRLKNEGIRYSERTTKISS, encoded by the exons ATGCTGCATATGGTGAAAATCCCACGGCAGAGTGCCGTGAAGCACACAGTCGCTCGCCAATGGGCGAGATGGCAGGCCTCGAGCAGCAAG GCGGTGGCTATTCGGCGCGAGGATACCTCCTTGTGGGAACGAAGGGCACCTCTGGCGCCCCACCACGTTCGCGCCCTCACCAAGAATGGAGTGAAAGTTTACATCCAGCCCTCCAACAGACGGGCCTACCCGATACAG GCGTACGTGAACGCCGGCGCAGAAATGCGTGAAGACATCTCGGACGTTCCGGTCATCATCGGTGTGAAACAGGTTCCCATCGATCAGCTGTACCCGGAGAAGACGTACGCCTTCTTCTCGCACACCATCAAGGCTCAAGAGGCCAACATGCCCATGCTGGATGTCATCCTGGAAAGAGGCATCCGGCTGATCGACTACGAGCGCATGTGCGACAGCAACGGGCAACGTGTGGTGGCCTTTGGAAAGTACGCGGGAAAGGCTGGAATGATTAACATTCTACATGGCCTGGGTCTCAGACTCCTGGCCCTCGGACACCATACACCTTTTATG CACATAGGTCCAGCCCACAACTACAGGAACAGTGGCATGGCAAAACAGGCAATTAGAGACGCAGGGTATGAGATTGCTCTTGGGATGATGCCACGCTCTATTGGACCCCTAACCTTTGTTTTCACTGGAACAGGCAATGTGTCCCAG GGAGCACAAGACATCTTCCTAGACTTGCCCTGCGAGTGGGTGGACCCGAAAGACCTGCCTGAAGTCGCCGAACAAGGAT CAATGAACAAGGTGTACGGAACTGTGGTGAGCAGGGACGACCACTATAGACGGATCGAGGATGACAAGTATGACCCTGAGGATTGTGAACAGCATCCAGAGAATTACTACTCAACCTTCTCAAAGGAT ATCGCCCCATACGCGTCTGTGATTGTGAATGGCATCTACTGGGCAGTGAACTCACCGAAGCTGCTGACCATCCCAGATGCAAAGAAGCTCCTGCAGCCTACGAACTTGCCATGGCTGCCCAGCAGTGCTGGGGCCCCAAGTCTACCTCATCGGCTGCTCGCAATCTGCGACATCAGTGCAGACCCTGGGGGTTCGATTGAATTCATGAATGAGTGCACTACCATAGATGCTCCCTTTTGCCTCTATGACGCGGACCAGCACAAGAACTCTGAGAG TTTTGCCGGACCAGGTGTTCTTGTTTGTTCTATCGACAACATGCCCACCCAACTTCCCCTTGAAGCAACTGATTATTTTGGCAAGCTTCTTATGCCATACATTTATGAAATT GTGAACTCTGATGCAACAAAGCCATTGTCAGAGCATAAGATGTCGTCTGTCGTAGAAGGC GCAATTATTGCTTCTGAGGGCAAGCTTACACCAAACTACGAGTACATTGAAGAACTAAGAAGAACGTCAAG GTCAAGGATGAAGGCAGTAAGTGCGACGGCTGTACAAGCAAAGAAAGTGCTCGTACTAGGTGCAGGTTATGTATCCGCTCCATTGGTGGAGTACCTCACAAGAGACGATAACGTACACGTTACAATAG GAACAGCATTCCAGAAAGAAGGTGAAGCATTAGCTAGGAAGACGCCAAACACTGACTTTGCAGTAGTAGATGTCTCACGAGCACCCGATGCCCTTCAGAACCTCATCAAAGATTCCGACCTGGTCGTCAG CTTGCTACCATACCCTCTTCACCCTACCATAGCACAGCATTGTATTGTGCATCAAAAAAACATGTTAACAGCGAGCTACCTGACACCACAAATGAAGGACCTACATAATGC GGCGGTGGAGGCCAACATAACTGTAATGAACGAAGTAGGTCTCGACCCCGGCATCGACCACTTGCTCGCAGTGGAACTCTTTGATGAAGTTCGCAGTAAAGGTGGAAAA ATTCTATCATTTGTTTCGTACTGTGGTGGGCTACCTGCACCTGAAAATGCTGATAATCCACTGAGATACAAATTCAG CTGGAACCCGAGAAGTTCCCTCATTAACACCATGGGCTGGGCAAAGTACCTGCAAGACAACAAG GAGATGGAAGTGCCCGCAGGAGGCGGCCTCCTTGACAGTGTCAAAGATATAGGTTTTCTCCCTGGATTTAATCTCGAGGGCTATCCAAATCGGGATTCCCTGGTTTACAAGAGCATCTACGGAATCAACAATGCTCACACCGTGCTACGAGGCACCTTGAGATACAAG GGATTCACAACAGCCATGAAAGGACTTCTTGAAATGGGCCTCCTCAGTGATGAACCACATCCCAGCCTTCATCCAAAGGGGCCAGAGATTACATGG CGTCAATTTCTATGCACATTGATGGGACAACAAGATGACATCCTCGCATCAAATGCCAAAAACTTGGTGCACGAAAAAGTGGGAAAATGTGACCTGAAGACGAAGGCTATAGAAGA CCTTGGACTATTGGAGGACACGCCagtggaaaagaaaaacaccccACTTGACACATTGACTTTCCATCTATCCAATAAGTTGGCCTATG AACCTGGAGAGAGGGACATCGTGATCATGAGGCATGACGTTGGAATTCAATGGCACAACGAGAAGAAG GAGGTACGTCACATTGACATGGTGACATATGGAGATCCGAATGGTTACTCTGCAATGGCGAAGACAGTTGGCTATCCTGCAGCTATTGCTGCCAAGATGATCTTACAAG GAGAAATACAAGCAAAAGGAATGTTGCTGCCTTTTGCTCCAGAAATCTATGCCCCCATGTTGCAGAGGCTAAAGAACGAAGGCATCCGATATTCCGAGAGGACGACCAAGATTTCGTCGTAA
- the LOC135399046 gene encoding alpha-aminoadipic semialdehyde synthase, mitochondrial-like isoform X1 has protein sequence MLHMVKIPRQSAVKHTVARQWARWQASSSKAVAIRREDTSLWERRAPLAPHHVRALTKNGVKVYIQPSNRRAYPIQAYVNAGAEMREDISDVPVIIGVKQVPIDQLYPEKTYAFFSHTIKAQEANMPMLDVILERGIRLIDYERMCDSNGQRVVAFGKYAGKAGMINILHGLGLRLLALGHHTPFMHIGPAHNYRNSGMAKQAIRDAGYEIALGMMPRSIGPLTFVFTGTGNVSQGAQDIFLDLPCEWVDPKDLPEVAEQGSMNKVYGTVVSRDDHYRRIEDDKYDPEDCEQHPENYYSTFSKDIAPYASVIVNGIYWAVNSPKLLTIPDAKKLLQPTNLPWLPSSAGAPSLPHRLLAICDISADPGGSIEFMNECTTIDAPFCLYDADQHKNSESTAKKSCFAGPGVLVCSIDNMPTQLPLEATDYFGKLLMPYIYEIVNSDATKPLSEHKMSSVVEGAIIASEGKLTPNYEYIEELRRTSRSRMKAVSATAVQAKKVLVLGAGYVSAPLVEYLTRDDNVHVTIGTAFQKEGEALARKTPNTDFAVVDVSRAPDALQNLIKDSDLVVSLLPYPLHPTIAQHCIVHQKNMLTASYLTPQMKDLHNAAVEANITVMNEVGLDPGIDHLLAVELFDEVRSKGGKILSFVSYCGGLPAPENADNPLRYKFSWNPRSSLINTMGWAKYLQDNKEMEVPAGGGLLDSVKDIGFLPGFNLEGYPNRDSLVYKSIYGINNAHTVLRGTLRYKGFTTAMKGLLEMGLLSDEPHPSLHPKGPEITWRQFLCTLMGQQDDILASNAKNLVHEKVGKCDLKTKAIEDLGLLEDTPVEKKNTPLDTLTFHLSNKLAYEPGERDIVIMRHDVGIQWHNEKKEVRHIDMVTYGDPNGYSAMAKTVGYPAAIAAKMILQGEIQAKGMLLPFAPEIYAPMLQRLKNEGIRYSERTTKISS, from the exons ATGCTGCATATGGTGAAAATCCCACGGCAGAGTGCCGTGAAGCACACAGTCGCTCGCCAATGGGCGAGATGGCAGGCCTCGAGCAGCAAG GCGGTGGCTATTCGGCGCGAGGATACCTCCTTGTGGGAACGAAGGGCACCTCTGGCGCCCCACCACGTTCGCGCCCTCACCAAGAATGGAGTGAAAGTTTACATCCAGCCCTCCAACAGACGGGCCTACCCGATACAG GCGTACGTGAACGCCGGCGCAGAAATGCGTGAAGACATCTCGGACGTTCCGGTCATCATCGGTGTGAAACAGGTTCCCATCGATCAGCTGTACCCGGAGAAGACGTACGCCTTCTTCTCGCACACCATCAAGGCTCAAGAGGCCAACATGCCCATGCTGGATGTCATCCTGGAAAGAGGCATCCGGCTGATCGACTACGAGCGCATGTGCGACAGCAACGGGCAACGTGTGGTGGCCTTTGGAAAGTACGCGGGAAAGGCTGGAATGATTAACATTCTACATGGCCTGGGTCTCAGACTCCTGGCCCTCGGACACCATACACCTTTTATG CACATAGGTCCAGCCCACAACTACAGGAACAGTGGCATGGCAAAACAGGCAATTAGAGACGCAGGGTATGAGATTGCTCTTGGGATGATGCCACGCTCTATTGGACCCCTAACCTTTGTTTTCACTGGAACAGGCAATGTGTCCCAG GGAGCACAAGACATCTTCCTAGACTTGCCCTGCGAGTGGGTGGACCCGAAAGACCTGCCTGAAGTCGCCGAACAAGGAT CAATGAACAAGGTGTACGGAACTGTGGTGAGCAGGGACGACCACTATAGACGGATCGAGGATGACAAGTATGACCCTGAGGATTGTGAACAGCATCCAGAGAATTACTACTCAACCTTCTCAAAGGAT ATCGCCCCATACGCGTCTGTGATTGTGAATGGCATCTACTGGGCAGTGAACTCACCGAAGCTGCTGACCATCCCAGATGCAAAGAAGCTCCTGCAGCCTACGAACTTGCCATGGCTGCCCAGCAGTGCTGGGGCCCCAAGTCTACCTCATCGGCTGCTCGCAATCTGCGACATCAGTGCAGACCCTGGGGGTTCGATTGAATTCATGAATGAGTGCACTACCATAGATGCTCCCTTTTGCCTCTATGACGCGGACCAGCACAAGAACTCTGAGAG CACAGCAAAAAAGAGCTG TTTTGCCGGACCAGGTGTTCTTGTTTGTTCTATCGACAACATGCCCACCCAACTTCCCCTTGAAGCAACTGATTATTTTGGCAAGCTTCTTATGCCATACATTTATGAAATT GTGAACTCTGATGCAACAAAGCCATTGTCAGAGCATAAGATGTCGTCTGTCGTAGAAGGC GCAATTATTGCTTCTGAGGGCAAGCTTACACCAAACTACGAGTACATTGAAGAACTAAGAAGAACGTCAAG GTCAAGGATGAAGGCAGTAAGTGCGACGGCTGTACAAGCAAAGAAAGTGCTCGTACTAGGTGCAGGTTATGTATCCGCTCCATTGGTGGAGTACCTCACAAGAGACGATAACGTACACGTTACAATAG GAACAGCATTCCAGAAAGAAGGTGAAGCATTAGCTAGGAAGACGCCAAACACTGACTTTGCAGTAGTAGATGTCTCACGAGCACCCGATGCCCTTCAGAACCTCATCAAAGATTCCGACCTGGTCGTCAG CTTGCTACCATACCCTCTTCACCCTACCATAGCACAGCATTGTATTGTGCATCAAAAAAACATGTTAACAGCGAGCTACCTGACACCACAAATGAAGGACCTACATAATGC GGCGGTGGAGGCCAACATAACTGTAATGAACGAAGTAGGTCTCGACCCCGGCATCGACCACTTGCTCGCAGTGGAACTCTTTGATGAAGTTCGCAGTAAAGGTGGAAAA ATTCTATCATTTGTTTCGTACTGTGGTGGGCTACCTGCACCTGAAAATGCTGATAATCCACTGAGATACAAATTCAG CTGGAACCCGAGAAGTTCCCTCATTAACACCATGGGCTGGGCAAAGTACCTGCAAGACAACAAG GAGATGGAAGTGCCCGCAGGAGGCGGCCTCCTTGACAGTGTCAAAGATATAGGTTTTCTCCCTGGATTTAATCTCGAGGGCTATCCAAATCGGGATTCCCTGGTTTACAAGAGCATCTACGGAATCAACAATGCTCACACCGTGCTACGAGGCACCTTGAGATACAAG GGATTCACAACAGCCATGAAAGGACTTCTTGAAATGGGCCTCCTCAGTGATGAACCACATCCCAGCCTTCATCCAAAGGGGCCAGAGATTACATGG CGTCAATTTCTATGCACATTGATGGGACAACAAGATGACATCCTCGCATCAAATGCCAAAAACTTGGTGCACGAAAAAGTGGGAAAATGTGACCTGAAGACGAAGGCTATAGAAGA CCTTGGACTATTGGAGGACACGCCagtggaaaagaaaaacaccccACTTGACACATTGACTTTCCATCTATCCAATAAGTTGGCCTATG AACCTGGAGAGAGGGACATCGTGATCATGAGGCATGACGTTGGAATTCAATGGCACAACGAGAAGAAG GAGGTACGTCACATTGACATGGTGACATATGGAGATCCGAATGGTTACTCTGCAATGGCGAAGACAGTTGGCTATCCTGCAGCTATTGCTGCCAAGATGATCTTACAAG GAGAAATACAAGCAAAAGGAATGTTGCTGCCTTTTGCTCCAGAAATCTATGCCCCCATGTTGCAGAGGCTAAAGAACGAAGGCATCCGATATTCCGAGAGGACGACCAAGATTTCGTCGTAA